GCCCGACCTTCCACCGGGGGCCACCATCATCGTGACCGCCGGCGTCACCTACATTATCACCCTGACCGCCACGCGCCTGGCCGGTCGCAGGCGCGGGAAAAAACCAATCGAGGAGGCTGCCCCGTGAAAAAACTGCTTCTGGAAACCGTCTGTCCCCACTGCCAGGCGGAACTCTCCCACGACGAGTGGATTGACCTGAAGATCCGCCTGTCCGACGGGCGGGAAGGGAACATCTCCCTGAGCGCCTACTTCTGCGACTACGCCCTCAAGACGCCGTTCTTCATCGAGGAAGGGGTCGTGGCGGACTTCTTCTGCCCGCGCTGCGGCGCCGACCTCGTCATCGACCGTCCCTGCGGGGAGTGCGGGGTGCCCCAGTTCTCCCTGGGGATCAAAACCGGGGGCGTCATCGACGTCTGCCGGAAGAAAGGGTGCCCGGGACACGCCATGGGGGGGTTCGGCGACCCCGACACCCTGATCATGCTCCTCAACAAGCTGGTGGACACACCCTACCTGTGACCGCCGCCGACCCTGGACCCGCCGGCCCGGGGAGCGGCCCGGACCCGGCGGGGAGCCTCCCGTCGCAGTGGTCCCGGCGGAGGGCCGGCATGGCCCTCCTGGGGATCTTTCTGCTCGCCGCCCTGGTGAACGGGGCCTGGATGCTTCTCGACGAGCGCCCTCCCTCCTGGGACGCGGCCCTCCACCTGACCAACGCCCGGCGCGTGGAGTCGCTGCTCGTCTCGGGGGAATTCTCCGGGCGCCTCCTGACGGCCTCCCCCTACTACCCGCCCCTCTTTTACTTCCTGGCGGCGCCTTTCCTGGCCACGACCCCCGGCCCCCCCTGGTTCATCCTCCTCCAGACCGGTTTCCTGGCCGTGCTGGCCCTGTCGACCTACGCCCTCGCCCGGCGGCTGTGGGGAGACCGTCGACGGGCGGTCCTGGCGGCGTTTTTGACGGTGGCCTTCCCCCACGTGCAGTGGCTGTCCCGGGAGTTCATGATCGACCTGGCGGCCCTGGCGGTGAACACGCTGGTCCTTGCGCTCGCCTTGTCCACCGAGGGATTCCGGGTCCGGCGGAGGGCCCTCCGGCTGGGCGCCGCGGTGGGCGTCGGCCTCCTGCTCAAGTGGACCCTCCTCTTCACCGCGGCCATCCCCCTTCTCTGGTTGATGGTCGACGCCTTCCGAAGGGCCGGGACCCGGCCGGAACGCCGGCAGGTCGTCGACAACATCCTCGCGGCGGGGGTCGTGGCGGGGGTTGTCGCCTGGCCGTGGTACCTGGCCAATTTCCGCTTCCTGGTCACGCACTTCGTGCCCTACACCCAGGGGCTGGGCACGGTGGAAGGAGACCCCTCCCTCTGGACCCTGGACGGCTGGACTTTTTACCTGCGCGCCCTCCTGGGGCACCAGCTCTTCGTGGTCTTCTTCGTGCTCTTCCTCGCGGCGGCCGTGTCCCTGGCCGTGCGGAAGCCCCGGCCGGCAGGCCTCGGTTTCCTCTGGGCCTGGATCGGCGGCGTCTACGTCGTCTTTTCCCTCTTCGCCAACAAGGCGCCCCGCCACCTCTCGCCGGTGCTGCCCGCGGTGGCCCTCCTGCTGTCGTCGTGGGTCTTCCGCCGGGAGTCCGCCGCCCGCGCCCGGGTTCTGGCCGCCTTCTGCGTCGGGGTGGCCGCCTTCCAGTGGTGGATGGTCACCTTCGGGGCGCCCTTCCTCCCCGATTCCGTTCTGCTGGCGGTCAAGCACACCCCGGCTTACCAGGAGCGAATCCTCCGGTTTAAAGGCGCCGATCCCGTTGGTGAGCGGCTCGTGACCTGGCCCGACGGCTGGTTCGCCTACAACCAGACCGCGTTCGGCCTTTGGGGGGCGCCGGCCCGCGAGGACTGGAGACTCGACGAGATCCTGCGCCGAGCCCGGGGGCTGGACGGACCGAAGAGCGCCGCCACGGGTGTGAAGCCCCGCCTGTGCATCGGGCTGGTCCCCGACGCGGCCCGGTTCAATGTCTGGTCGTTCCGGGAACGCGCCGAGGCGCTGCGCATCGGCCCGTCCCTGATCTGGCGGGTGGCCTCGGCCGAGGCGGACGGCCGGGAGATGAACCACTACCGTTTCATCCTCGTGAAGAGCGGGAACCAGGGGCCTTCCTGGGGAACAGCGGAGAACCGTGCCGTCTGCGCCCTGATCCGGGCCCACCCCGACCGGTTCCCGGTCCGGGGCGAATGGCCCCTCCCGGACGGCTCCCGATGCTGGATGTACGAGAACGCCGCCTTCAGGGACCAGGGCTTCAACCCCGGGATCGAGTGACCTCCCCGACCTCCGTCAATTGATCCACTGCAGCGTGCTGTAGGCGCTGAACAGCAACTGGTCGCCTTCCGGGCTGGGGGACACGAAGTTCGATGCGAAAGCGTAGGTCCCGTACGACGAGAAACCCTCCATGACCGTGTCGTAGACCCACAGGCAGTGATCGCCCATGACGGATGCGACGTAGACCTGCCGCCCGTCGGGGGAGATGGCGATGTGATAGATCATCCCGGCCGCCCCGGTGGCGGTGATCGGCGTCCCGATCGGTGAGAACGAGGGGTAGTCCAGGATCAGGAGATTGTTGACCAGTTCGCCCGTGCCCACGTAGATCCGCCGGGTGACGGGGTCCTGGACCAGGCAGTATGGGTGCTGGGCCAAGGGGATCTCCGTGCGTGCGATCAACCCCGGGTTAAGAGCGTGGAGTTTCTGGGCGACCCGGTCCACGGCCAGAAGGTAACGGGAGTCCGTGGTGAACCGGCAGGCCTGCAGATCGACTCCCCCGAGATAGGACAAGCCGTCCACCAGTTGGTTTGCCACGAGGTCCCAGACGAAGATGGAGGTTCCCGTGACGATCCCGAGGTAACGGCCGTCCGGCGAACAATCCAGGGACGTCGCCGCGGCACTGGTCAGGAAGAGCTGCTCGTCAAAGAGGACCGTGTCGAAGCGGTACAGGTTCCCGGTGTTGTACTCGGCGGTATAGAGGTACCTTCCGTCCGGGGAGATGGCCAGGGGGCCCCAGTCGCCGTAGTCCGACCCCCGGGTGTAGACATTGGTCCCGGTGTAGCGGTCGTAGATGCGCAGACTGACGATGCCCCGAACGTAGACCCGCGAACCGTCGGGCGAAAAGCGGATCTGCGTGGAGTTATCCCCGGGCAGGGAGGCGAAGGTGACGGGCGGGTTCCTCAGAGACGGTGTGACGGGGACCTCGGGGACGCCGTTGATGGCTTCTGCTTTGCTGAGGGTGAGGTTGTGCAGGATGAGGAACCCGGCCACGGGGCCGCTGGCGTAACCGTGGAGGTTGGTTTCCGCCGGGAGCCCGCCAGGGAAGAGGGCCCCGGGGTACTGGATGATCCGCTGCCGGGCCGCCAGCGTGAGGGTGGCCGACTCGTGCTTCGTGCCGTCGGGCTCCACCGCCCGCAGAAACACGGTGATGGGGAAGTCGTTCACGTTGAGGATGGCGATCCCCGTCCAGAAGTCGGTCGAGTTCTCGAACCACGGGAAGTGAAGCACTTTCTGCGGGGAACGGAAGGACTGCAGGCCGGCCATGCAGGGTCCCGCGCTGCCCGAGGACGTCTCGAAGAGCACGATGGCGTTCACCTTCGACGCGGCAGCCCCGCCGAGGTCCGGTTCGTGGCTGGTGATGAAGAGAGAGCCCGTGGACGGGGACGGGAGGTAGGGGAGCAGGGTCGTCAGCGGGCCCTTGCGGTAACCGTTGGCCGGGACGACCAGCGTGGCCGCGGTCATCAGGGCCCCGCTGTCGTCGTAGGCGGTCACGTCCACGGTGACGACGGCGCCGTGGCCGTTCTGGATGTCCAGGCGGGTCGACCAGGTGCCGTCCAAGGCAAAGTGGGCCACGTACTGGGTGAAGTCGGTGGCGAAGGTCATCCCGGCCAGCGTCGCCAGGAAGAGGGTGAACAGGGTCACTCGGCTTCTCGTCATGTCAACCTCCCGCCCGAAAGGGCCCCCGGATCTACAATCCCTCGTTGCGAATCATGGCCTGGAAGAAATCCATCGGTTTTTCCCCGTCGTAGAGGTGCTGGTACATCTGGTAGGACGCCTCGTCGAGATCGATGTCCTCGATGTCCGGCCAGGCCGCGATCCGGAACCGGACCCGCTGGACCGGAGGCCCCTCCGCCGCGCCCACCGGGGGAAGCGGGTCCCCCGCTTCCCGGGGCAGCCTCTCCAGCGCCGCTTCCGGGGTTTCCTCCCGCCCCCGGCAGGGGATGCACTTCCCCCAGGCCGGGGACACCCACGCGGTCAGGTAGAGGAAATAGGGCGAGAAGTGCTGCTGCTTGCGCTGCAGGATCTGAGCGGGGGTCCACCCCAGGGCGCGGGCGATGTCCGCCACGAACTCGGAGAAGAAGTAACGCGGGCTGTCGGGGTGAGTGCCCACCCGCGCTACCCGGCGAAGGGTGACGAAGGGAAGGCCGCTCCGGGCGGTGAGGAAGACCAGGTCCCGGATGGAGCCGTTGTTGACGCCCGGCACGAGGGTGAAGCTGAGGGCGGGGGCCATCCCCTCGTTCAGGAGGTTCTCGAAGGCCCTCAGCTTCAGGTCCAGGACGTCCCGCCCGCAGATCTGCCGCTCCGTCTCGCGGTCCAGGCTGTAGAGCGAGAGGAAGGGCTTGTGGAGGCCGGCTTCCTTCAACTGGCGCACGTAGTCGAGGTCCGCGAGGCGGAGTCCGTTGGTGACGAGGTGGAGGCGTTTGCCGTACTTCCGGACCAGCCGCACCAGGTCGAGAAGGTCCTCCCGGAGGGTGGGCTCGCCGCCGGAGAGTTCAATCGAGTCGCCGTCGAAGTCCTGGATGGCGCGCTCGATCCGTTCGCAGCTCAGGTTCGGTTTTGTCCGGTCGGGCAGGTAACAGAACATGCAGTCGAGGTTGCAACGGTACTCGACGGGGATGATCAGGCGCTTCTGGGCGGGGTCGAAGGGGCGCCGGTTGGCCCCGGTGTGGCAGACGGCGCGGTAGAAGGCGGGGTCCGGTTCGATGACGGCGGACGAGACCCCGTGCGCGGGGCACCGTTTCTCCAGGTGGACCCGGCCGTCCCGCACCAGCACCCGCGCAGGGACCTCCGCCAGGCAGGCGCCGCAGATGCTGCGCGTCAGCGGCTTGATCACCTCCGCCCCGTCGTCGGCCGGGAAATCGCCCGCGGGTTGGGAGGTGCCGGGAGCCGGCGCCGGCAGGGAAAGGTGGGTGTCCGTTTCCGTCATGGGCAGTGTCCTCCGGATTTCGCTTCAGCAGGACGAGCATAGGGGATCCCTTCCCGGATGTCAAGCCACACGGGACTGCCGGGGTGAATCGGCCGCTCCGAACTTCGCCGGGACCGGAACTCGCTCGCGAGACCCCCCGCGTTCCCCGGTTTCTACGGTACCTTCAAATCGAACTCGCTGCCGAATGAACACACTTTGGGGAACATCCTTCCGCGATGTCGGCCGGGCGCGGTTCGAGGAAGCGCCCCTCCAGGATGACGCCCGTTTTTGCTTTTTCTGCGCCTGCTGGTGCGCCAGGGAAAGCCTGGCCGATCTACCTGACTGAGAGGTGTCAGGCGTGATAATTGCTCATTCATCATGTAGTTGCGGTCTCCTGCGCGAGAGTGATCAAGCGTGGGGAGCAGGCCGGTCTCCAACGCGAGGGCGCGTTGGGGGCGACGGGGGGAGAACCCTCCCGGACAACGACCGTTGTCAGGTTGTCTATCTGTCCCCGAAGATGGCGGTGCCGACGCGGACCATCGTGGCCCCTTCGGCGATGGCCGCCTCGAAGTCGTGGCTCATGCCCATGGAGAGTTCACGGAGGTCGAGCGTCTCCTCATAGCGGGGCGCGAAGCGGTCGCGAAGCTCCCTGAGGCGGGCGAAGAAGGGGCGGGCGTCCTCGGGGTCGTCGCACCAGGGCGGCAGGGTCATAAACCCCCGGACCCGGACGTGTTTGAGGCCGCAGGCGGCATCCAGGATCGCGGGGAGCGTCTCCGCCGTGCAGCCGCTCTTGGCGTCCTCGCCGCCGAGGTTCACCTCCACGAGGGCGTCCAGGCCCTTCCCCAGGTCGGCGCA
The sequence above is a segment of the Acidobacteriota bacterium genome. Coding sequences within it:
- a CDS encoding radical SAM protein, encoding MTETDTHLSLPAPAPGTSQPAGDFPADDGAEVIKPLTRSICGACLAEVPARVLVRDGRVHLEKRCPAHGVSSAVIEPDPAFYRAVCHTGANRRPFDPAQKRLIIPVEYRCNLDCMFCYLPDRTKPNLSCERIERAIQDFDGDSIELSGGEPTLREDLLDLVRLVRKYGKRLHLVTNGLRLADLDYVRQLKEAGLHKPFLSLYSLDRETERQICGRDVLDLKLRAFENLLNEGMAPALSFTLVPGVNNGSIRDLVFLTARSGLPFVTLRRVARVGTHPDSPRYFFSEFVADIARALGWTPAQILQRKQQHFSPYFLYLTAWVSPAWGKCIPCRGREETPEAALERLPREAGDPLPPVGAAEGPPVQRVRFRIAAWPDIEDIDLDEASYQMYQHLYDGEKPMDFFQAMIRNEGL
- a CDS encoding YggS family pyridoxal phosphate-dependent enzyme, whose product is MSDGIVERYHRIRERIDRAAGSCGRRPGDVTLVAVSKTFPAEAVAGLAGVGPVVLGESRVQEAAGKIAALAGLPVTWHLIGHLQSNKANRAAELFSMVHSVDDVPLLQRLERRCADLGKGLDALVEVNLGGEDAKSGCTAETLPAILDAACGLKHVRVRGFMTLPPWCDDPEDARPFFARLRELRDRFAPRYEETLDLRELSMGMSHDFEAAIAEGATMVRVGTAIFGDR